One genomic segment of Plasmodium cynomolgi strain B DNA, chromosome 14, whole genome shotgun sequence includes these proteins:
- a CDS encoding hypothetical protein (putative), whose amino-acid sequence MTKLHPLTYLKGNKILFRTHKQYYNYGTTKGVMTPQSLCHHFGRRRCAEIIYPFYYDNFSTLERNNNPAEDANEHQEGISHKHDSLRTRGKEQVGVNEAKNADEAKNADEAKNTDEAKNADEAKNADEAKNADEAKKTDEANNTDKAINGTVQESHNELISTDDLFQEFGYKYEKHEPTIVTLSKVGRKKKEGKFFKTVNYDTFGGSPFLVKKQAKGMARGWKYYWAPS is encoded by the exons GCAGTACTACAATTATGGAACAACAAAAGGGGTGATGACTCCACAAAGTCTTTGCCATCATTTTGGAAGACGCAGATGTGCAGAAATCatatatccattttattatgataatTTCTCAACCCTAGAAAGGAATAATAACCCGGCTGAAGACGCAAATGAACACCAGGAGGGTATCTCGCATAAGCACGATTCTTTGAGGACACGTGGAAAGGAGCAAGTGGGGGTAAACGAAGCAAAGAACGCGGACGAAGCAAAGAATGCGGACGAAGCAAAGAACACGGACGAAGCAAAGAATGCAGACGAAGCAAAGAACGCGGACGAAGCAAAGAACGCTGACGAAGCAAAGAAGACAGACGAAGCAAACAATACGGATAAAGCAATAAATGGAACTGTGCAGGAAAGTCACAACGAGCTAATCTCGACAGATGATTTATTCCAAGAATTTGGATACAAATATGAAAAGCACGAACCAACCAT tGTGACTCTTTCAAAAGtaggacgaaaaaaaaaagaggggaaattttttaaaaccgtGAATTATGACACCTTTGGGGGGAGTCCTTTTTTGGTGAAGAAACAAGCGAAAGGGATGGCGAGAGGGTGGAAGTACTACTGGGCGCCGAGTTGA